A genomic segment from Streptosporangium roseum DSM 43021 encodes:
- a CDS encoding branched-chain amino acid ABC transporter permease has translation MTRLTNTVRPSWRESLADRRATRWVAGIAVAAAAVAIPFNASPYTNLQLTLVIALAVAIRGIDVLTGYAGQVTLGQSAFFGIGAYVGAYGFAHGWPAVGGLLLAPILCAVAGVIVAIPAVRLRGFAFGVITLALPVVVVPLAIRLEGVTGGAVGLAVSTISAPSWSGLADDQWQYLLVLAIGAVMFLLARNLLAGRVGRALTLIRTSEIAASSVGIPVQRYKILAFAIASAYGGVAGWLYLTAVRYIGVDSLALTLSISMLVALVVGGVRSPLGCVIGAAFYILVPNITDRATPGRSALFFGVALLIVLLMVPGGISGALRAAWSRLIMTRRPAESIPAAPAEQRVIT, from the coding sequence ATGACCCGCTTGACGAACACCGTCCGGCCCTCGTGGCGGGAGAGCCTCGCCGATCGGCGGGCGACCAGATGGGTCGCGGGCATCGCCGTCGCCGCCGCCGCCGTCGCGATCCCTTTCAACGCCTCGCCTTACACCAACCTCCAGCTCACGCTGGTGATCGCGCTGGCCGTGGCGATCCGCGGGATCGACGTGCTGACCGGGTACGCGGGTCAGGTGACGCTGGGGCAGAGTGCGTTCTTCGGCATCGGCGCCTACGTGGGCGCCTACGGCTTTGCCCACGGCTGGCCGGCCGTGGGCGGCCTCCTGCTCGCACCGATCCTGTGCGCGGTGGCCGGGGTGATCGTGGCCATTCCAGCCGTGCGGCTGCGGGGATTCGCCTTCGGGGTGATCACGCTGGCCCTACCCGTCGTCGTCGTCCCGCTCGCCATCCGGCTGGAAGGAGTGACCGGAGGCGCCGTCGGGCTGGCGGTGAGCACGATCTCGGCGCCGAGCTGGAGCGGATTGGCCGATGACCAGTGGCAGTACCTGCTCGTGCTCGCCATCGGGGCCGTGATGTTCCTGCTGGCGCGCAATCTGCTGGCCGGCCGGGTGGGCCGGGCCCTGACGCTGATCCGGACCAGTGAGATCGCCGCCTCGTCGGTGGGAATACCCGTACAGCGCTACAAGATCCTCGCCTTCGCGATCGCCTCGGCGTACGGGGGAGTTGCGGGTTGGCTGTACCTCACCGCGGTCCGCTACATCGGCGTCGACTCCCTCGCGCTCACGTTGTCGATATCGATGCTCGTCGCCCTCGTCGTCGGGGGCGTGCGCAGCCCGCTCGGCTGTGTGATCGGAGCGGCCTTCTACATTCTTGTCCCGAACATCACGGATCGGGCCACGCCTGGGCGCTCCGCGCTGTTCTTCGGCGTCGCTCTGCTGATCGTGCTGCTCATGGTGCCGGGTGGGATCAGCGGAGCGCTGCGGGCCGCCTGGTCCAGGCTGATCATGACGCGCCGTCCAGCGGAATCGATCCCCGCGGCGCCTGCTGAGCAACGCGTGATCACCTGA
- a CDS encoding ABC transporter substrate-binding protein encodes MALFTRNLALTVGTAGLLMLAACGRDAGTAGTTISSDPGITDTTITIGTSLPLSGPLASAGEATLAASQAYFARVNAQGGVKMGDGKTRTIKYVYYDDAYDPAKSVQNYQRLVHQDAVFAVFQPLGTGPNLAIMPRANADKVPHLYVHSGSEKFSDRAKNPWTVGWGPTPISEGETYGKYLAARNKPMTVAVLRQNDDLGQGYLTGLQAGIKGSKVEIVKIATYGRTDSTVDSQISALASTKADVLYMGVVIPPLMISGIKHAGTLGWSPEIYMVNNTADISGILKLGKLTGLDDLYTASFIKAADDPQWQDDAGVKGYLESIKEYPKAFGNLVNGEISYGEAQTLVATLEQTKAPTRQALMDAVRTLAHAPAVDVLMPGVTLDATDATAPPVHGQVVQHFDGTSWRTVKEKAE; translated from the coding sequence TTGGCACTGTTCACGCGAAACCTGGCGCTGACCGTCGGCACGGCAGGGTTGCTCATGCTCGCGGCCTGCGGCCGCGACGCCGGTACGGCCGGGACGACCATCTCCAGCGATCCCGGCATCACTGACACGACCATCACAATCGGCACGAGCCTGCCACTGTCCGGGCCGCTGGCGAGCGCGGGCGAGGCCACGTTGGCGGCTTCGCAGGCGTACTTCGCCCGCGTCAACGCGCAGGGCGGGGTCAAGATGGGCGACGGCAAGACCCGCACCATCAAGTATGTGTACTACGACGACGCCTACGATCCCGCCAAGAGCGTGCAGAACTACCAGCGTCTGGTTCACCAGGACGCGGTGTTCGCGGTGTTCCAGCCGCTCGGCACCGGACCCAACCTGGCGATCATGCCGCGTGCGAACGCCGACAAGGTCCCGCACCTGTACGTGCACTCGGGCTCGGAGAAGTTCAGCGACCGCGCGAAGAACCCGTGGACGGTCGGATGGGGGCCGACGCCCATCTCCGAAGGAGAGACGTACGGCAAATACCTGGCGGCGCGGAACAAGCCGATGACGGTCGCCGTGCTCAGACAGAACGATGATCTCGGGCAGGGCTATCTGACGGGCCTGCAGGCCGGCATCAAGGGCTCCAAAGTCGAGATCGTGAAGATCGCCACGTACGGCCGCACCGACTCGACCGTGGACAGCCAGATCTCCGCCCTGGCGAGCACCAAAGCCGACGTGCTGTACATGGGCGTGGTGATCCCACCGCTCATGATCAGCGGCATCAAGCACGCAGGCACGCTCGGCTGGTCGCCGGAGATCTACATGGTGAACAACACCGCCGACATCAGTGGAATCCTCAAGCTGGGCAAGCTGACCGGCCTCGACGACCTGTACACCGCGTCCTTCATCAAGGCCGCGGACGACCCGCAGTGGCAGGACGACGCCGGCGTCAAGGGGTACCTGGAGAGCATCAAGGAGTATCCCAAGGCGTTCGGCAACCTGGTGAACGGCGAGATCTCCTACGGCGAGGCCCAGACGCTGGTGGCCACGCTGGAGCAGACCAAGGCGCCGACCCGGCAGGCCCTGATGGACGCGGTCCGCACGCTGGCCCACGCCCCGGCCGTCGATGTCCTCATGCCGGGTGTCACGCTCGACGCCACCGACGCCACCGCCCCCCCGGTGCACGGACAGGTCGTCCAGCACTTCGACGGCACGTCCTGGCGGACGGTCAAGGAAAAGGCGGAGTGA
- a CDS encoding creatininase family protein has product MSYSIFEDTMAEMTGQELEAAALRRPPVLLPLGVIEAHGPHLPLGTDVYGSYLLCKLTRRRLAERGVESLIAPPYYWGINFVTGAFPGSFRVRREIAEGLLSDILDTILGTGFTRVFLVNHQGDIRHKQMVADVVRSKNADGHTGVQWLDDGSSLARLEQTGDEPMWRLYDPPERWRGGLKTHGGETETALVGRYFPELVNWDEQEHLAPANLSARELAEWRRGEEHAPKVTPLAYHGSPHPPYDEWRYYDHHAKAMADAVAADN; this is encoded by the coding sequence ATGTCTTATTCGATCTTCGAGGACACCATGGCCGAGATGACCGGGCAGGAGCTTGAGGCCGCCGCGCTGCGCAGACCGCCGGTGCTCCTGCCGCTGGGCGTCATCGAGGCGCACGGTCCGCACCTGCCGCTCGGCACCGACGTGTACGGCTCGTACCTGCTGTGCAAGCTCACCCGGCGGCGACTCGCCGAACGTGGTGTGGAGAGCCTCATCGCGCCCCCGTACTACTGGGGGATCAACTTCGTCACGGGCGCCTTCCCAGGATCGTTCCGGGTGCGCCGCGAGATCGCGGAAGGGCTGCTGTCCGACATTCTCGACACCATCCTCGGCACCGGCTTCACCCGCGTCTTCCTCGTCAACCACCAGGGCGACATCCGGCACAAGCAGATGGTGGCCGATGTCGTGCGGAGCAAGAACGCCGACGGTCACACCGGCGTCCAGTGGCTCGACGACGGATCATCGCTCGCGCGCCTGGAGCAGACCGGTGACGAGCCGATGTGGCGGCTGTACGATCCGCCGGAACGGTGGCGCGGAGGGCTGAAGACGCACGGCGGAGAGACCGAGACGGCGCTGGTCGGGCGGTACTTCCCCGAGCTCGTCAACTGGGACGAGCAGGAGCACCTGGCCCCGGCGAACCTGTCCGCGCGCGAACTGGCGGAATGGCGCAGGGGCGAGGAGCATGCGCCGAAGGTGACGCCCCTGGCCTACCACGGCAGCCCGCACCCGCCCTACGACGAGTGGCGCTATTACGACCACCACGCCAAGGCCATGGCCGATGCCGTGGCCGCGGACAACTGA
- a CDS encoding extradiol ring-cleavage dioxygenase LigAB, LigA subunit: protein MALEHFRPQLRTNDLVQDLKWNDELRTRFEESEATVLAEYPLTEEEREAIRTRDFRRLYELGLHPYLLSQLARLLFGTGEKAGTSAPAMALIRSLLGDEYEQYMGNRSG, encoded by the coding sequence ATGGCGCTGGAGCACTTCCGGCCGCAACTGCGGACCAACGATCTCGTGCAAGACCTGAAGTGGAATGACGAGCTGCGAACCCGCTTCGAGGAATCCGAGGCGACGGTGCTGGCCGAGTACCCGCTCACCGAGGAGGAGCGGGAGGCGATCCGCACCCGTGACTTCCGCCGGCTGTACGAGTTGGGGCTGCACCCGTACCTGCTCAGCCAGCTCGCCCGTCTGCTGTTCGGCACCGGTGAGAAGGCCGGCACGTCCGCGCCGGCGATGGCGCTCATCCGATCACTACTCGGAGACGAGTACGAGCAGTACATGGGGAACCGGAGTGGTTGA
- a CDS encoding amidohydrolase family protein, producing the protein MVEPSLRVDVEDGETRARTPVIDVHAHAMPMPLLRHLAREGRADLSSLAEHAIALDPQISGLAGWSRIPVPREQYDVASRLAAMDATGVDAQLVSAPPFVVGSMCEDPDLVIDVTRRVNDTLAQFVAGAPDRLFGLATVPVGHPDAARELARCLDQLGFAGASVGSFGGGAELDDPVNEELWGELSARRCFTLLHPSRASAAERLASYYLVQLLGYPVETALATARLILGGVLDRHDLVLCLAHGGGCVHGVGGRLNLGWRRKPAARTTPELPAAYLAGLYYDTAVFDNRALSRLIEDVTAGHVLLGTDMPFDLADEVPLETISELGMPPGDAEAILGGNVLKLLPIDIQPAARRLVG; encoded by the coding sequence GTGGTTGAGCCGTCCCTGCGCGTCGACGTCGAGGACGGGGAGACGCGAGCGCGCACCCCGGTGATCGACGTCCATGCGCATGCCATGCCCATGCCGCTGCTGCGGCACCTGGCGCGGGAGGGCCGCGCCGACCTGTCGTCGCTGGCCGAGCACGCCATCGCCCTCGACCCCCAGATCAGCGGCCTGGCCGGGTGGTCCCGCATCCCCGTGCCCCGAGAGCAGTACGACGTGGCATCCCGGCTGGCCGCCATGGACGCGACGGGGGTCGACGCGCAGCTCGTCTCGGCACCCCCGTTCGTGGTCGGGTCGATGTGCGAGGACCCCGACCTGGTCATCGACGTGACACGCCGGGTGAACGACACGCTCGCCCAGTTCGTGGCAGGCGCGCCCGACCGCCTGTTCGGCCTGGCCACGGTGCCGGTCGGGCACCCGGACGCCGCACGGGAGCTGGCGCGCTGCCTGGATCAGCTCGGCTTCGCCGGGGCGTCCGTCGGCTCATTCGGCGGCGGGGCCGAGCTCGACGACCCGGTGAACGAGGAGCTCTGGGGGGAGCTGTCGGCACGCCGGTGCTTCACGCTGCTGCACCCCAGCCGGGCTTCGGCGGCCGAGCGGCTCGCGTCGTACTACCTGGTGCAGTTGCTCGGGTACCCGGTGGAGACCGCGCTGGCCACCGCACGACTGATCCTGGGCGGTGTCCTGGACCGGCATGATCTGGTCCTGTGCCTGGCGCACGGCGGTGGTTGTGTCCACGGCGTGGGCGGCCGGCTGAACCTGGGGTGGCGGCGCAAGCCGGCGGCGCGTACCACGCCCGAGCTCCCGGCGGCCTACCTCGCCGGCCTGTACTACGACACGGCCGTCTTCGACAACAGGGCGCTGTCCCGGCTGATCGAGGATGTCACCGCCGGTCACGTGCTTCTCGGCACCGACATGCCGTTCGACCTCGCCGATGAGGTGCCGCTTGAGACGATCTCGGAGCTGGGCATGCCGCCGGGCGACGCGGAGGCGATCCTGGGTGGCAACGTGCTGAAGCTGCTGCCGATCGATATCCAACCGGCGGCAAGGAGGCTCGTCGGATGA
- a CDS encoding cysteine hydrolase family protein, with the protein MTDPATGVALIVIDMQNDYCHPDGVFARAGLTVDRLPELVDGVNTLVAAARAGGRPIVWVRMEWSDDDQVGLLGERSPFLRRAGLRAGTWGSELLSSLDARGDDIATTKPRFSAFFETPLEDLLRERGVGRIVVVGVRTDFCVESTVRDAFFRDLEVVVVADAVAGYFEELHRGSLRVMGTVFADVVDLDAGTALLRDASLTI; encoded by the coding sequence ATGACCGATCCAGCGACCGGGGTGGCGTTGATCGTCATCGACATGCAGAACGACTACTGTCACCCCGACGGTGTCTTCGCGCGCGCGGGCCTCACGGTCGACCGTCTGCCCGAGCTGGTCGACGGCGTCAACACCCTGGTGGCGGCGGCGCGCGCCGGTGGGCGCCCGATTGTCTGGGTGCGCATGGAGTGGTCCGACGACGACCAAGTGGGGCTTCTGGGCGAGCGAAGCCCGTTCCTGCGACGTGCCGGTCTGCGTGCCGGCACCTGGGGCAGCGAGCTGCTGTCCAGCCTCGATGCGCGCGGCGATGACATCGCGACCACCAAGCCGCGCTTCAGCGCGTTCTTCGAGACGCCTCTGGAGGACCTGCTCCGGGAGCGGGGAGTCGGGCGAATCGTCGTCGTGGGCGTACGGACCGATTTCTGCGTCGAGTCGACCGTACGCGACGCCTTTTTCCGCGACCTGGAGGTCGTCGTCGTGGCCGATGCCGTCGCCGGCTACTTCGAGGAGTTGCATCGCGGGAGCCTGCGGGTGATGGGCACCGTCTTCGCCGACGTGGTGGATCTCGACGCGGGCACGGCCCTCCTCCGCGACGCCAGTCTGACCATTTAG
- a CDS encoding alpha/beta fold hydrolase encodes MSVTTNLASVTRTVEVGGIATTVIDTGEPASGSSAPPLLLLHGSGPGVTALANWRPIIPAFAASRRVIAPDQLGFGGTATGEARTYGRASWTRHALALLDELGIDRIDIIGNSMGGAIALSLAAARPYLSRRIVLMGSMGIAMPLPDGLDGVWRYEPSIEESRRVIGLFAHNRDLITDDLVQMRYEASIRPAVRDSWQAMFPPPRQRWVDDLALTGAELNAINQPVLLVHGRDDKVVPWSSSAALLDLLPDSRLHVLGGCGHWTMIERTTDFLAVVEPFLAA; translated from the coding sequence ATGAGTGTGACTACAAACCTGGCATCGGTCACGCGGACCGTCGAGGTCGGCGGGATCGCGACAACGGTCATCGACACCGGCGAACCTGCGTCCGGCAGCTCGGCGCCGCCGCTGCTGTTGCTGCACGGGTCCGGCCCGGGGGTGACCGCGCTGGCGAACTGGCGGCCGATCATCCCCGCCTTCGCGGCATCGCGGCGGGTCATCGCACCGGACCAGCTCGGATTCGGCGGCACGGCCACCGGCGAGGCCCGCACGTACGGCCGCGCGTCCTGGACCCGGCACGCGCTGGCGCTGCTCGACGAGCTCGGCATCGACCGGATCGACATCATCGGCAACTCGATGGGCGGTGCGATCGCGCTCTCGCTCGCGGCTGCGCGCCCCTACCTGTCCCGCCGCATCGTCCTCATGGGCTCCATGGGGATCGCGATGCCGCTGCCCGACGGCCTCGACGGAGTCTGGCGCTACGAGCCCAGCATCGAGGAGTCGCGCCGCGTCATCGGGCTGTTCGCCCATAACCGCGACCTCATCACTGACGACCTGGTCCAGATGCGGTACGAGGCGAGCATCCGGCCGGCCGTCCGCGACTCGTGGCAGGCCATGTTCCCGCCGCCGCGCCAGCGCTGGGTCGACGACCTCGCTTTGACCGGGGCGGAGCTCAACGCGATCAACCAGCCGGTGCTGCTGGTTCACGGTCGCGACGACAAGGTCGTCCCGTGGAGTTCGTCCGCCGCCCTGCTGGACCTCCTGCCCGATTCGCGGCTGCACGTCCTGGGCGGCTGTGGACACTGGACGATGATCGAGCGCACGACGGATTTCCTCGCCGTCGTCGAGCCCTTCCTCGCCGCCTGA
- a CDS encoding helix-turn-helix domain-containing protein, which yields MLSNGHGGFGGRVGETRRKQSRQGAPARPNNLIKAVEKCVIHHRACLREPAPPTGQAEDAEHEQAPHPVTAGIEMETRLNARIRERYALVQELLAQGYGIKPIARQLGLARGTVQRYARINPACAITLLRALLVLTKLESSR from the coding sequence TTGCTCAGTAATGGGCACGGCGGGTTCGGTGGGCGGGTCGGGGAAACCCGCCGGAAGCAATCCCGGCAGGGCGCCCCGGCCCGGCCCAACAACCTCATCAAAGCCGTCGAGAAGTGCGTCATCCACCATCGCGCCTGCCTGCGCGAGCCCGCCCCACCAACTGGGCAGGCCGAAGACGCCGAGCACGAGCAAGCACCGCACCCCGTCACGGCTGGAATCGAGATGGAGACCCGGCTGAACGCGCGGATCCGCGAGCGCTATGCCCTGGTCCAGGAGCTTCTCGCGCAGGGCTACGGCATCAAGCCGATCGCACGCCAACTCGGGCTGGCACGTGGCACCGTCCAACGCTACGCCCGGATCAACCCCGCCTGCGCCATCACCCTGCTGCGCGCCCTGCTCGTCCTGACGAAACTCGAGTCCAGCCGATGA
- a CDS encoding IS1182 family transposase translates to MGGDTGRVIPAETVRAAWAANPSGTPAMWIRDRLAGVFGEKDFVGWFPADGRRGLSPVVLALVSVLQFAENLTDRQAALAVRCRIDWKYCLGLELTDPGFDHSVLSEFRDRMAQDDRADRLLAVMVQRLVEAGLVKQRGRVRTDSTHVLAAVRKLNRVELVGETLRVALEELAAADEPWLAALITPEWASRYGRPVRYDRLPRGKDDLAAHVLQIGQDGMTVLEAVHAAGASRRLRDLPGVQVLRQVWVQQYWTDSYGDLAWRAAKSSRDRQSRHGRPRRSSGEESGQQPDPARVPWSGIEIVSPHDPEARYCRKEGKTTTKAEWVGYRDHQSETCDDNVPNVIVHVLTRPAPVQDIDAVDDIHAGLAASGLTPAEHLLDSGYVTPDVIHHTAQQWGVALIGPVRADPRGRHGFTKEDFHVNWDDHTVTCPRGVTSPPFKPTLGDGKPRLSVLFPRAACRACPDRQACTGDANGKGRHLTLLPEPLQQIQTRNRADQHTEPWKARYALRAGCEATVSETTRAHGLRNCRYKGLAKTHVQHVLTAAGTNVIRLADCYTPGIIPDRPPRPISPFQQLCRRLAAQTPE, encoded by the coding sequence ATGGGCGGGGATACCGGCCGGGTGATCCCGGCGGAGACGGTCCGTGCGGCCTGGGCGGCCAATCCTTCTGGAACTCCGGCGATGTGGATCCGGGACCGGCTCGCGGGAGTGTTCGGCGAGAAGGACTTCGTCGGCTGGTTTCCCGCTGATGGGCGGCGTGGATTGTCGCCGGTGGTGTTGGCGCTGGTCAGCGTGTTGCAGTTCGCGGAGAACCTGACCGATCGGCAGGCGGCGCTGGCGGTGCGATGCCGGATCGACTGGAAGTACTGCCTCGGGCTGGAGCTGACGGATCCGGGGTTCGACCACTCTGTGCTCTCGGAGTTCCGAGATCGGATGGCCCAAGACGATCGGGCGGACCGACTGCTGGCGGTGATGGTGCAACGGCTGGTCGAGGCGGGGCTGGTCAAGCAGCGGGGCCGGGTCCGGACCGATTCCACGCATGTGCTGGCCGCGGTCCGCAAGCTCAACCGCGTCGAGTTGGTCGGGGAGACGCTGCGGGTCGCGCTGGAGGAACTCGCCGCCGCCGATGAACCCTGGCTGGCCGCCCTGATCACCCCGGAGTGGGCCAGCCGCTATGGCCGGCCGGTCCGCTATGACCGGCTGCCGCGCGGCAAGGATGATCTGGCCGCGCACGTGCTGCAGATCGGCCAGGACGGGATGACGGTCCTGGAGGCGGTGCATGCGGCCGGGGCGTCGCGTCGGCTGCGGGATCTGCCGGGGGTGCAGGTACTGCGTCAGGTATGGGTGCAGCAGTACTGGACAGACTCCTACGGTGATCTGGCCTGGCGAGCCGCCAAGTCCAGCCGGGACCGGCAGAGCCGCCACGGCCGGCCGCGTCGGTCATCCGGCGAGGAAAGCGGCCAACAGCCGGACCCGGCACGGGTGCCATGGTCCGGGATCGAGATCGTCAGTCCGCACGATCCCGAAGCCCGGTACTGCCGCAAGGAAGGAAAAACGACCACGAAAGCTGAGTGGGTCGGCTACCGGGATCATCAGAGCGAGACCTGCGACGACAATGTTCCCAACGTGATCGTTCACGTCCTCACCCGCCCGGCGCCGGTCCAGGACATCGATGCCGTGGACGACATCCACGCGGGCCTGGCCGCCAGCGGCTTGACCCCGGCCGAGCATCTCCTCGACAGCGGATACGTCACCCCGGACGTCATCCACCACACCGCCCAGCAGTGGGGCGTCGCTCTGATCGGGCCAGTTCGAGCCGACCCGCGAGGCCGCCACGGGTTCACCAAGGAAGACTTCCACGTCAACTGGGACGATCACACCGTCACCTGCCCGCGCGGGGTGACCAGCCCGCCCTTCAAACCCACCCTCGGCGATGGCAAGCCTCGCCTGTCGGTGCTGTTCCCCCGCGCGGCCTGCCGGGCCTGCCCAGACCGCCAGGCCTGCACCGGTGACGCCAACGGCAAGGGTCGCCACCTCACCCTGCTGCCCGAGCCGCTGCAGCAGATCCAGACCCGCAATCGCGCCGACCAGCACACCGAACCTTGGAAGGCCCGCTACGCCCTGCGCGCCGGCTGCGAGGCCACCGTCTCCGAAACCACCCGCGCCCACGGCCTACGCAATTGCCGCTACAAAGGCCTCGCCAAAACCCACGTCCAGCACGTCCTGACCGCGGCCGGCACCAACGTCATCCGCCTCGCCGACTGCTACACCCCCGGCATCATCCCCGACCGACCGCCACGTCCGATCAGCCCGTTCCAACAACTCTGCCGACGGCTGGCCGCCCAGACCCCAGAATGA